Proteins from a single region of Oncorhynchus tshawytscha isolate Ot180627B linkage group LG03, Otsh_v2.0, whole genome shotgun sequence:
- the tp53inp1 gene encoding tumor protein p53-inducible nuclear protein 1 has translation MFQRLTSVLFGGDVEEVSGGGPGEQGFGQKEEDEEWILVDYLAEACSSPCGDGLSEVELTSEEEGDLVVVPSPIASSPIRYASCTSLDSTADTEDGGPEEEEGGFQRLEACSLEESWFVTPPPCFGGGRRGKPMVLETSPLENLLIEHPSMSVYTTHCPPRLSLNLPLSLNLNLCLPPVDTPVAVGMEPGRRSLDTPCHRPETAVQCRAGLHAGCYAAAVPGLLDQAQQHGRLAQRVRGAAQHQLLSRNALRRLNLLRTGGAKQVKTTTTYLHQPGQRHLNY, from the exons ATGTTCCAGAGGCTCACCAGCGTCCTGTTTGGGGGCGATGTGGAGGAGGTGAGTGGGGGAGGCCCTGGAGAACAGGGCTTTGGCcagaaggaggaggatgaagagtgGATCCTGGTGGACTATCTGG CCGAGGCCTGCTCCAGCCCCTGTGGTGACGGCCTGTCTGAGGTGGAACTGACttcggaggaggagggggaccttGTGGTAGTCCCCTCTCCCATCGCCAGCTCCCCCATCCGCTATGCCTCCTGCACCTCCCTGGACTCCACCGCCGACACCGAGGATGGGGGTcccgaggaggaagaggggggtttCCAGCGCCTGGAGGCCTGTTCTTTAGAGGAGAGCTGGTTCGTTACTCCCCCACCCTGCTTCGGCGGGGGGAGGAGGGGCAAGCCTATGGTACTGGAGACCAGCCCCCTGGAGAACCTGCTGATAGAACACCCCAGCATGTCTGTGTACACCACCCACTGTCCCCCACGACTCTCCctcaacctccccctctccctcaacctcaATCTCTGCCTCCCCCCCGTTGACACACCTGTCGCTGTGGGCATGGAACCGGGACGACGGTCGCTTGACACACCCTGCCACAG GCCAGAGACGGCAGTGCAGTGCAGAGCCGGCCTCCATGCTGGCTGCTATGCGGCTGCCGTCCCAGGCCTCCTAGACCAGGCACAGCAGCATGGACGACTGGCCCAAAGGGTACGTGGCGCCGCCCAGCACCAGCTCCTCTCCCGCAATGCCCTGCGCCGCCTCAACCTGCTGCGTACTGGAGGGGCCAAGCAGGTCAAGACCACCACCACCTATCTACACCAGCCTGGCCAGAGGCATCTCAACTACTGA
- the ccne2 gene encoding G1/S-specific cyclin-E2, giving the protein MANVRRSGRITLQARDENAPEQNVKITRKRKSETSKKMPPAVKKQSYEIQKRWSEEGASPCVLVETPHKELVMTRDLSGFKQFRFKNIFIKTSPLPCLSWASSDDVWIKMLNKELKYVHDKGFLQQHPKLKPKMRAILLDWLLEVSEVYTLHRETAYLAQDFFDRFMLTQDDMAKDRLQLIGITALFIASKIEEIYPPKLHEFAYVTDGACEEEAILEMELVMLKALNWNLCPETVITWLKLYAQVESLKDGVNFLVPQFSQDTYIQITQLLDLAILDINSLDYQYGILAAAAFCHFFSFDIVHKVSGLTWDSIAPCVRWMSPFMHTVSACPRAELKDFKKVTSDDRHNIQTHVDYLSMLSDAHQRQPDSQDRLSPAAIGGILTPPKSTEKPANH; this is encoded by the exons ATGGCTAACGTTAGACGCAG TGGTCGCATCACATTACAAGCAAGAGATGAGAACGCACCGGAACAGAACGTCAAGATCACACGAAAAAGAAAATCTGAG ACATCAAAAAAGATGCCACCCGCAGTGAAGAAACAAAGCTATGAAATACAG AAACGGTGGTCAGAAGAAGGGGCAAGTCCATGTGTCCTTGTAGAAACGCCACACAAGGAGCTTGTGATGACCAGAGACCTGTCTGGCTTCAAGCAGTTCCGATTCAAGAACATCTTCATCAAGACCTCACCGCTGCCCTGCCTcag CTGGGCCAGCTCGGATGACGTGTGGATTAAGATGCTGAACAAGGAGCTGAAGTATGTCCATGACAAGGGCTTCCTACAGCAGCACCCCAAACTAAAGCCCAAGATGAGGGCCATTCTCCTGGACTGGCTTCTAGAG GTGAGTGAGGTGTACACTCTGCATCGAGAGACTGCTTATCTGGCTCAGGACTTCTTTGACCGCTTCATGCTGACACAGGATGATATGGCGAAGGACCGACTGCAGCTCATAGGAATCACAGCCCTCTTCATCGCATCGAAGATAGAG GAAATCTACCCTCCAAAGCTCCATGAGTTTGCCTACGTTACTGACGGAGCCTGTGAGGAGGAAGCGATCCTGGAGATGGAACTTGTCATGTTGAAG GCGCTGAACTGGAACCTGTGTCCAGAGACTGTGATCACATGGCTGAAGCTCTATGCTCAGGTGGAGTCGCTAAAGGATGGTGTCAACTTCCTGGTACCTCAGTTCTCTCAGGACACCTACATCCAGATCACACAG CTTTTAGACCTGGCCATCCTGGACATCAACTCTCTGGACTACCAGTATGGGATACTGGCTGCCGCTGCCTTCTGCCATTTTTTCTCATTTGACATTGTCCACAAAGTATCAG GTCTGACGTGGGATAGTATTGCTCCCTGTGTCCGGTGGATGAGCCCCTTCATGCACACGGTCAGCGCCTGTCCCAGAGCAGAGCTCAAGGACTTTAAGAAAGTGACGTCTGACGACAGACACAACATCCAGACCCACGTAGACTACCTGTCCATGCTG AGCGACGCTCACCAGAGGCAACCGGACAGCCAAGACAGACTATCGCCTGCTGCCATAGGAGGGATATTGACTCCACCAAAAAGCACAGAGAAACCAGCCAATCACTGA